ATTTATTGATCTCCTAGACGAATTTCTCACTTCCTTTTTAAAGTAAATTATtacattatttaattaaaaattaataacaCTTTTGCCCCTCCCCCCTCCTCCACCCCCTCCCTAAACGTTTGGGGTGTCACCACTTTATCGTCTTCGacataaaaaaaatacattttgcCCCCTTAATGTGCTGTGCTATAAACGGTTGAAAATATTCGAATGTGTTATTAGggcaaaatgcattttttttttttaaaaaatggggctGGTAAAGTGTTATGACTCGAAACGTTTAGGGGACAAAGTGTAATTAATTCATTTACCTATTTTCAACATTTATACTAACATGGATTTACTTGCAAAGGAAATGCTTATTGATGTTGGCTCAAAGTTACCTAAGTATAGGGACGTGTCTTACTGTCTGATTTGCTTGGAGAAATAATACTCTCAAATTTTGAACTACCAACACATAAATTCCCAACATGCTTACTGTCTAGTTTTCAGAAACCAACATGGTAATTTAGAAAACCATTGGGACTTCTGTCCTAATGTGTAAAAATATTGCTGGGACAGAAaagtttaaaaaggaaaaaacaaaagagacgCCATCCTGTGAAACCGGCAACCCAGGATCAGAGTGCAAAGATTTTTGCTTTCATTGTAAGCAACGCTAATTCTacctgttaaaaaaaaaaaaaaaagcttactTGCAGTGATGATTTAGACAACTGAATTGCATGGATATACATCaagttttgtttaattttgatgaACTGAGAACAAGAGATTTTTGTTGGTTTCATGCAAGAAGCAGCAGGAGCAGGTGATATATGCACTGTGTGACTGCGTGCAACATAGTATTAGTAATGTCTGCATGTTTATGCTTGTTTCTTTTAATAAGTCCAAATTTGCAGATGACACTAAGCAGAGAATGTTGGATTCCCACATGCATCGATGGAGCTTAGCAAATCGAACCAATCCCAATACGCTTGTACTCTTACATCTCCAAATTCGAAGCAAATCCCACTCCCATATATCCTAAGTCTCTACATAACACTCTGATATACGTGCATATCTGTCTATGTTTCCAGGACCCACAGAGAATTTTTGACATAAACTTCTTGACTACATAACCCCTTTATAGTGCTTAACAGTCAGCATCTAGCTCCCATACTTTACAGTTTAGATCCTGTAAAGTTATTCaaaattctctctctttttttttttttttttgttttttgggagCAGTTGAATGTTGCACTTATACATAAGTATATTGTGTGGAAGTATAACTTTATTGTGAAGGAGCGTATATTTATTGTACCAATATACACACTGTTTGAGTCTCAGATTCTTCAATTATTTTACATGCATGGGACCATCagagaattttgaatttttgagatAAATTCTTTTACCTTTACCTTATTGTACATTAGTACTGCCCAATAGTCAGCAGTTCCCATATTAGTACATTTTGAATTCTTGCAATTTGTAGGAATAAAAAACTCTAGAGACACTTGACAATTTCTTTTGCTTTAGCCAATGCACGATGCaaggaatttttctttttccaccaCCTTTCGAGTTTATCTAGATTGGGTTAaatatcatttttctttctttatatTCTTTTCTTCACCTTTGTTGACAAGTGGCAGGCATGTTAGTTCCCACTTTTACTACCAAAACCTCTGTTTTTCTCTTGGGTCAGTCTGCCAGAAGCTCTGAGTTGGTGAAGATTCTTGGCATGGCAAGCCGGAGGAATTGTACTATTGTCATATGATGTTTGTATGTTGTTACATAATACAGATGCAACTTAGTTGAAGATTGTGTCTTCTATTGTGATCAGCCAAGGCTCATCAACTAAGTCCTGTCAGCTCCATAATTACTTTCTTCATCAGCTAAACATCATTTTGCATTCTGGGTTGCTTTCTTTTTGGGATTCTTGATccaatggaagtgggaaaagaAGCTTCTGTTTTTTGTTATGTCGTTTTATTCAGCTTCTTGGCTTGTTCAAACGCTTGGCTTTCTCCTGACGGTGTTAATCCAGAAGGTAACTATAATTAGTTTTGTAACTGAATTTTTCTGTTGTGTTGTGTATCAATTCAGTACTTTCTCAATGACTTGATTAGTATCTCTGAACCATGCTTCTTTCCCCCCTACTCCCCAATCAGTGGCTGCTTTGATGGATATTAAGGACCTTCTGAAAGATCCTCACGGTGTTCTAAACTGGGATAGAAATGCAGTTGATCCATGCAGCTGGTCTATGATTACCTGTTCACGTGATACTTTTGTCATTGCCCTGTAAGTTATATGGTTTTGTATGTTAATTAAATATTTACAAATAATTAGATGAAGGTTCTTAGCTGGGGGAGGTAGAATTAAAAAAGGCAAAATGTATCTGCTATTTTCAAGATTAGCCTTCTCCTGAAGATTTTCTGAAAATGGTTGAATTGGTGTTGTTGCAGAGCAGCTCCAAGCCAAAGTTTGTCTGGCTTGATTTCTCCTAGCATCAGGAACTTAACCCACCTTCAGACTCTGTGAGTACTGCACCAAACAAAGAACTACGCCTTCACCTACGTAATAATCAgtagatattttatttatttagtggTTTCATCGCACCGACCTTTTTTGCAGGCTTCTGCAGAACAACAACTTATCAGGACCTATCCCCTCTGAGCTGGGAAGGCTCCCAAAACTTCAGACAATTGATATTTCTGATAATCTGCTCACTGGGGAAATTCCTCCTTCTCTAGCTCAACTGAAAAGTCTCCAATACCTGTAAGCAACCAAATCCCAGTGTATACTTGCCTTTCTTAAAGCATATGCAATTGTAGAGTAAAAGAAATTGTGTGCCAATGGCTTTTTGCAATGCTAGTGCTTGATTTCTGAAgatattttcttctttttcttctttttgttcgTTTTTTTGTGGGGTAAATTGGACAGGAGGGTAAACAATAACAGTCTCACAGGAGCTATTCCTTTGTCATTGATGAATATGACTCAGCTGACATTTCTGTAATCTTCTTGACCCTTTTGCGGATCTTATAAAATATTTCTCCAGTTTCTCTTCTAGAACTCATCTCTATTTGTGCTGTTTTTCATGTTCTAGAGACTTTTCTTTCAATAATTTGAGTGGTCCTGTACCAAAGCTGCCTGCTAAAACATTCAAGTAAGTTTTCTGAAAACATTTTAACTCTCAACACACTTTGGATTGATATCATAATTATGACTAAGTTGCTTATATTGGCTCAGCATTTTGGGAAATCCAATGATATGTCCAACTGGGAAGGAGCCAGAATGCAATGGGACAGCTCCGATGCCTCTATCCTTGCCTTTAAATAACTCCCAAAGTAAGAAATTAGCGCCTTCACTTAAATCAAAATGTTCCTTTCACGCCTGGTTTCACATTTTATGCATGGACTTCCGTTAAAAGAATTTCTACAATCTTATGTGTCATAGTTCAAGCTTAATTTTATGTtctgttggcattttcatgtcTAAATGAGCAGATATTTGCAATTAGCTGAAAAATCCTTCCGCATAATCCATTCTTAACTAAAATGTTCTTTATTTGCTAAGGTCTTCAGCCTGCAGTTAAACCTAAAAGTAACAGAGTTGCCTTAGCCTTTGGAACAAGTCTTGGATGCATCTGCCTGCTAATTATTGGATTTGGTTTCTTTCTGTGGTGGAGACAAAAGCACAGTCAGCAGATATTCTTTGATGTTAATGGTAAGGACCAGGAGGAATAAACAAAAGGAAATATTGGTTGTCACATAGTTCTGTCCTCTTAAAACAAGAGTTCTTCATAATTGCAGAACAACACCATGAAGAAGTGTGCCTAGGAAACTTGAGGAGATTCCAATTTAGAGAACTTCAGGTGGCCACAAACAACTTCAGCAGCAAAAACATTCTTGGAAAAGGTGGTTTCGGGAATGTCTACAAAGGCTATCTCCAAGATGGAACAATTGTAGCAGTCAAAAGGCTAAAAGATGGCAATGCCATTGGTGGAGATATTCAATTCCAGACTGAAGTTGAGATGATTAGCCTTGCAGTTCATAGGAACTTGCTCCGACTCTACGGATTTTGCATAACACCAACTGAAAGACTCCTGGTGTATCCCTTCATGTCTAATGGAAGTGTTGCCTCACGTCTTAAAGGTAAAACAATCATTTTGGATTTTCATATTCAGGGTCCTGCTGCCACTCTTGAAATTTTAGAACTCTGTCAAGTGTTGCTAAAGGATGGTCAATGGTAAATATGCTAGAAGTTGGGGGATTCAGGTGTTCCTTTATATCAAATATGGCTATTTGCCCATTTGTCTCAGGGTTTAGCAATTATCTATCCAGATGATGGAATTGATTTGTCTACTCCACAGCCATTTAAGAGTTTTTTAGCACCTTGCTTCTTGCTAGATTTTCCGTTTCTTAGCCGAGATGAATGTGATCAATACCATCTGATGTTATTCTATTCAAAACTCACATGTTTCCTGCTGCTGCAGCCAAACCGCCCTTGGATTGGGGTACAAGGAAAAGAATTGCACTGGGTGCTGCAAGGGGATTGCTGTACCTGCATGAGCAATGCGATCCCAAGATTATTCACAGAGATGTGAAGGCTGCAAACATATTGCTGGATGATTACTGTGAGGCAGTTGTAGGAGACTTTGGACTGGCAAAGCTCTTGGACCATCGCGACTCACACGTCACAACAGCTGTAAGGGGCACAGTAGGGCATATAGCTCCTGAATATCTCTCGACAGGCCAGTCATCAGAGAAAACAGATGTCTTTGGGTTTGGAATTCTTCTGTTAGAATTGATCACCGGACAGAGGGCTTTAGAATTCGGCAAAGCAGCAAATCAGAAAGGAGCAATGCTGGATTGGGTAAGCTTGACAGGCACTTTTAAGGGCTACAGTAGAGGAGCATTTGAGGTCCTTTTTGTCCTTGTATCATTCGCATTTGGTTTGATAAAATCCTAATGTGCATTATTGCAGGTtaaaaaaattcaccaagaaaaGAAGCTTGAGTTGCTAGTTGACAAGGACCTGAAAAACACCTATGACAGGATTGAGCTAGAGGAAATGGCACAAGTGGCTTTATTGTGCACCCAATATCTTCCTAGCCACAGACCTAAAATGTCTGAAGTGGTTCGGATGCTAGAAGGCGATGGACTTGCGGAAAAGTGGGAAGCCTCTCAAAGAGCTGAGGCTACAAGATGCAGAGCCAATGAATTCTCATCTTCTGAAAGATATTCTGATCTAACAGATGACTCTTCATTGCTTGTCCAAGCAATGGAACTCTCGGGACCCAGGTGACATCTTCCtcaaagaggaaaagaaaagctccAAGTACATGAAAAGCACGAAACGTCAGAGAAAAGACTGACGTGCAACCAACCTGTGTATAGACTTCATAAGCCAGAAGAAAGCTCGACGATGAAGTAATGCCTTATGCAACCATGACTGTATAGTTCTATCTGAGAAACTTGCTTTTTGACCGTAAGTTGTATGGGCATTTTTCTTCcgtttttattctttttcttcttcttttggttttcTTATTGGTTTCTAGATTGATTGGGAATTTTCAAGGGATTGTGCAATAAATGTGCTTTGTTAATCGGATTGAGTTAATATATGCTTCTTGCTGTGAACAATCTTGCCACATGGTTAGCACCAGTAGGAGCATTTTACCAGCACAAGTAACACAACAAAACAACTACTGGAGAGTAGCAACAATTTTAGTTATCAATTACGGTCAACGAAAGGGAGTACTTGACGGGAAGAAGTTACTATACGCTGTAGCAAACTAGCAGCAGGAAATTTCAGTTCATGCTGCTCTTAGGCAGTTGCTATACATAATTATATGAATGAAACAATCTCCTCCTGCATACcctctgtgtgtgtgtgagagagagagagagaactacCTAGAGCTGAAGTCATTTTGATTCTTGCTAATAATTGTATAAGAATGTTTCAATAATGTACAGAGCAAGGAgcaaaaagagaagaaattagcaaaaaaaaaactttgacaAGGGACCGCAATTTATGGTTGTTCTTGTACAAATATGACTTCAGCTTGTGCAGAAGCCCGTCTAAACCTCACCAAGTTAACCAACATACTCAATCTTCCTTCCGTAACGTAAGCACTGGGTGTGATAGTCATCACTTTGAGTACAGGAAAGGGAGTACTTGACGGGAAGAAGTTACTATAGGCTGTAGCAAACTAGCAGCAGGAAATTTCAGTTCATGCTGCTCTTAGGCAGTTGCTATACATAATTATATGAATGAAACAATCTCCTCCTGCATACcctctgtgtgtgtgtgagagagagagagagaactacCTAGAGCTGAAGTCATTTTGATTCTTGCTAATAATTGTATAAGAATGTTTGAATAATGTACAGAGCAAGGAgcaaaaagagaagaaattagcaaaaaaaaaactttgacaAGGGACCGCAATTTATGGTTGTTCTTGTACAAATATGACTTCAGCTTGTGCAGAAGCCCGTCTAAACCTCACCAAGTTAACCAACATACTCAATCTTCCTTCCGTAACGTAAGCACTGGGTGTGATAGTCATCACTTTGAGTACAGGTGCATGCTCCAACAAAAACTTGATGAACCCCATTTCATGCAGCGTCCCAGACACCTCAGTTATCTTCACAGTTTTGAGCTGATCGAACATGTAATCAGTTGGACATTCTTTCTCCCAAAAACCCAAATCAGAACCAACTACAGCAGCTGCTGTGTTTGAGGGACCCTAAACAGATATGAGGAGAGACATCTAAATGATTAGATAAGATACTTGGAATGAGTTGCAGTATAGAACACATTCTCGATTACTTACCGCAATATGAAGCTCTTTTAGATTTGGGGAGCTCACAATCAGACGAAGTACAGCGAGTACTTCATTCAGGTCTTCAAAGTTTACTTGatacaattcaataattttaaGATGGTGATACTTAATTGGAGTGCTTCCACTGTCGATTCCTATGCTGAGATACTAAGAGAAAGGAACAATAGATGAATTCAACAAGATATGATGAAAATAAAAAGTGTCCTATTAAGGTACATGCACGAGGCTCACTAAAAAGCCTTTACAATGTCCAACTTTGATGTAAAACAGATGAGTAAGTTCCACACAAAACTTACCTTTGTGAAGTATATTTGCCCAACAAGTCTTTCAAGACATGGAACACCACCAAGAAACTTATCAAAATTGCAGCTTGAACTTTGTTCAAAGTGTTCGGCTATATCATCAGTAATGTACATAGCAATAGACACGGCTATCAAGCGTGGGGTGTTCTCAAGGCAAATATCCATGAACTCACCCTCCAAGATCAAGTACTTCAGATTTGGAGCATGCAGAGCGAGCTCCAAACCATCAAAGTACGACAATGTCAAACTCTCAAGCAGTGGGCAACTTGAAATGAGATACTCAATATCATCCGGAGGCATGAGAATTTGTTGAAGATTAAGATACTTCAGACACAAGAAGCCCTTAAATTTTGGTGGAGGGTCCAATTCACACCTCACAAGCTCCAAATGAGTCAATTTTGAACACGTAAAAAGACAAGAGGGTGCCCTAAACCACTCACCTTCACCTAATTCAATGCTTAAGTTCCTAATACCCCTTCTTGAAAGAAAAAGCAGCCACTGATCTATATCAGGGGAACTTTGCAAGAATGAAGTAGATAATGCAAACTTGTGAATAGGTCCAtcatgaagaaaaagaaaatgggtgatGAAACTCACAAGTTTGTTCTCCAAAATGGGTCTGTCATAACAAGAGCTCACACATTTATCATTAAATACAAGATCTGTGATGGTAGTCCATTTATACCTCCATTTGCTTGACAATGCACATGTCCTGACAGCGTCCCTTATTGGAAGCTTTGTCAGGATAGTTTCTATGATGCTTTGAGGCAGATCACTAATCAAATCCTCCCTCAGATCATTATCCATCAGTAATCTTCACCAAATGAGGACCTGAATTGTAATATCTTAAATCCACCAATCAATTATTATTCGAAGTAAAAACTAATATGAGATAACAACGAAAAATGAGCAGGAATAGCAAAACCAGATTACACTTTCCCCTGTGAATGATCAAGCCAAATAAAGCACAAAATCTGAAATTCAACAAAGTCATGCTCTATTGGATTCCCCCTATATGTCAGAAATCTAATAGAAAGAccgacttttttttttgggggtttgGGGAGAAAGGGGTTGAGACAACAATTCATACACTTCCCTTCTCTGTGAAGCTTTATACTAAGTAATTCTTATTCATTACCAATTCATATACCCTAAAAAAATACAGAACTTGACAACCAATTGACCTCAATCTTCTCACCAACCATACCAACCAATGCTGATCATCTATCCATATGGCACATGAAATTCCAATTAGATAATACTGCTTTTATCCAATTCCAAGGATGACCCATTAAACATCATGCAAATTTGACACAGCCCAGATGGGAAAGATAACATCTTGACAATATATGAAGCTGACAACATGATCAGGACAGTAGaaacaaaatataacaaattttacttAGACAAACATAAAAGAAGCTTACCAGTATAATTGAGGTCCAATATATTCTGATACAATTGGAAAGTGTGAATTAAGGGACGCGTAGGAGCTCTGCTGGGCTATGGAGCAGAAGGAAGGAACCGAGAACGAGAAAAACCGAAGAAGCTGGCGACGAAGAATTAGAGAGGGGTTTATAGCAGGAGGTGGGGGAGATTTACTTATTTATTGGTTTGTTTAATTTGTCTCgctttttcttctcctttttttcgTTTGGATTAATTGTTTTtaaggtgtttttgaaatattttactgtagcactgtAGGTAGATGaagttattttttgaaattgattttagtatttatgagattattttttgtgtttttgaaattatttttatttgtatattaCTGTAGTATTGTGCAtaaaaaaactgtttttcatcAATCCAAATGGACTAAATTTGGTAATCCTTAAAAGGCTTGTGGTATTCTATCTTCtctttaaaaataaaagaagcaATGGAGTACTATAAACTTTTGTGAGAGTGCTAATATCATCTGcatttatgaaaaaaaattacttaATTTCTATTTGAAATAGCAATACAATGTGAAATAACTCAttggctaaaaaaaaaatgaaataactCATTAAGCAGTTGGGAATTGGCCATGGGGTGCTGTTTGAATCAAAAGAAAGTAggtaaaagtttaaaaaaataaggaGCATTCAAATAGAAAACTTAGCTAAAAAGacttattaaaaataataagagACACGTAGGTTTTGGTTGATTTTGCTGTGGTACAAATGCCtaattaaaattcaaatttagaaCTGTTGAATTTGAGTACCATTTCAACTAATATGTCCAACAAAATACGCAAAGGTAATTTAATATCAAAGCATACACTTCCAAAGAAACCATCCCGTCCAACTTCACAATATAAGGAAATTATGTCACAAATACTACTATCTCACAATATCAGAATGATGTTATTAACGCTTCACACGAATACGAATTCAGACCTAATTTGATTGCAAAATTCAGCATACGTAGTACTAAAGGCACACATATTACCAGAGTTACTTTAAACAAAAAAGGGCCTTGGATGCAGGCTTTGAAGAAACATTACAAAatcttttaaagaaaaaaaaaataattgccAGCTAAATCTTACAAAATTCATCTGCATTTCCAATGCCTAATGAATGAGGAAACACCACCAGTCCCCTTTCCTTGCATGTTTTGACCGTCATCTTCTTGGTTAACAACTCCGGTTACTTGCACGTTAGGAGAGCTTCTTAATAAGCAAAGAACAAATGAAAGCTTACTCAAGACATTTGTCCCGtactctttttttatttatcgATACGATAAAATTTGTATAATCTAAACTAACCTATTCTAGGAGGGAGGGGAAAGGGACTCGATGTGAATAAAAACTCCATCGAAACTGGTCACATATTATGACAATCTTTGTGGGAGATAAGATTCGAACCCTTGAGTCTTCCGCACCACCAAATCTAAAAAGGCTTGGGATGACTGGTGGACCAGAGGCCAGACATTTGTACGTACTTGCTAGGAATTTGTCGCGACTTCTGGTACAGATGGTCAGAAGTCCTGTCAACTAGAAGTCCTGTCAATGTATCTAGGAAAAGGCTAGGCGTATCTAGAAAGAGGCTGGGCTCAATCCCAGGGGAAACCTCCGATGCCTAGGTCAATAAGAGCACAGAGCAACTGAAAACAAATAGTTAAAAGGAGTAATGAAAAGTGTGTGTTTTTTGGGAGTGGCGAGGGGTATTTATACTAATAATCCACCAGAAGCCAAAAAAAGCGGGGTCAGAAAGAAGGCAAATTTCCAGCAGTAATTCATGATTAGTGAAGAATTGAAACAACTTTTACCTTAAAGAAATAATACTCCGGATGCAGATTTTGAAGATTGGAGAGACAACCAAAATGCTCGATCGATCACATCTCTTCTTGCTTGACCAAAAGTTGGATCAGTTCTAGTGCCACTTAAAGCAAGCGGAACCATTGCAAGAGCTGAGAGTATTCCTGAACAAAATGGATTTAATGGGGCTGCCAACAATGAGTAACATTAATCTGGGAGCAATAATCTCAAGGTATCCACAATGCCAACCAGTTCCGGTTGCAGTTCCTCGTGTAAAGGGCAGCTGGATATTATACTTTCCAGTACCTAGACAGCAAATAACACCACGGATAAGATGACCAAACTTTAATTAAGTGACAGAATCTCAAAGGCAATTGCTGTGGGTTTACCATTGTTTCTTGCTAGTATAATGTATCATCAAGTATCAGTATTTGGAACTCTCGTCCAATGATACCGCCATCCCCTTGACAGAATATAGGAAAGATGTCCATCTGTGTCTTCCAATCTAAACGCCggacccccccccccccaacacaaTTAGGCCCCCGTGGGGTGGGTGTCCCAATTGCCATCCCTAATTTTTGATAAATTAGATAGAAATTAGACTTGGTTTTTGTCCAAAACCCTCCAGGTTGATGGGAAATTGGAAAACTCCAAATTCTTAGATATGATTCCAAAATTCTAATTTCGATAATAATAATCCAAACAATAATTATGGGACTTATTTCAATTCTTCATTCCGAAACCCTCTTACCAAACGCTACCTTAATGTGTTTGGGTAAAACCCTATTGAATCCCAGTACGAGAAAAACCATTAATCTACCCCATCAGTACGGACACATTGAGACGAAGGATCGGGCTTCTCCAGGTTCTTTTATATCTTACCTCAAATATCATTATGTTCTGGGATTTGACACTTACAGCAAAAAACATAAGGTTTTGAGCTTTCGTCATGTAGAAGTATATAGCAACAACGAAGCTGGATTCGTCCAGCAAGAACAAACTCTAACGCGACCAATTATTCAGGATTTTACGTTGGGAACAGACTCGTGGAGAGATGTTAATGGTTTTGTAGGACAACTCGAGGGATTCAGGTTAGACTTGTACGAATCTTGTTGTATTACTGGTGTGATCTATTTTAAGGTTAATCACCAGGATTCTATTGTGGCTTTTGATTTAAGGCAAGAGGAATTTCAGATGGTTCCTCTCCCAGGTCCAGATGATACTGCTGATCGTGACGGTGCTGCTGAAAATGTCTGGCGTGTAGATCTAAGATTTGAAGTTGAGAAGGATTACTAAATGTCTGTGGTTGGAGGACGCCCGGCTCTGATGTTTTCCCAAAACATATACTAAAGGTACTTTTGGatgcaagaagaagaaaatccaAGTGCGAAGTGGATAATGGTCATTTTAACTTTGCCAAAATTTGTGCGTCTGCATGGTTTTCTTAGTGTTGAACCGATTGCCGATGCCTGGTATCTAAGTGAATCTGTTACTGTTGAACTGATTGCATGGGATCGAATTGGTGAGATTCTGTTTGAATTGACTAGATATGTAGGAAGCTCAACAGAAAAGAATGCCATCTTCTGCTTCGGCTATGATGTGGAACGTCAATGCATAACTAGATTCACCAAACTACATAAGAACTTGGTACAAGAATTCTACTGCAAGCATGTGGGTACATTAGTTCCATTGAGCTAgaattatatgtatatatatatatgtatattggATCCGTTTGCAGAATTTTTCTGCTTTTATACCCAGAAAAGAGattgagtttttcttttttcgtgaATTTG
This portion of the Coffea eugenioides isolate CCC68of chromosome 11, Ceug_1.0, whole genome shotgun sequence genome encodes:
- the LOC113753531 gene encoding F-box/FBD/LRR-repeat protein At1g13570 isoform X2, encoding MDNDLREDLISDLPQSIIETILTKLPIRDAVRTCALSSKWRYKWTTITDLVFNDKCVSSCYDRPILENKLVSFITHFLFLHDGPIHKFALSTSFLQSSPDIDQWLLFLSRRGIRNLSIELGEGEWFRAPSCLFTCSKLTHLELVRCELDPPPKFKGFLCLKYLNLQQILMPPDDIEYLISSCPLLESLTLSYFDGLELALHAPNLKYLILEGEFMDICLENTPRLIAVSIAMYITDDIAEHFEQSSSCNFDKFLGGVPCLERLVGQIYFTKYLSIGIDSGSTPIKYHHLKIIELYQVNFEDLNEVLAVLRLIVSSPNLKELHIAGPSNTAAAVVGSDLGFWEKECPTDYMFDQLKTVKITEVSGTLHEMGFIKFLLEHAPVLKVMTITPSAYVTEGRLSMLVNLVRFRRASAQAEVIFVQEQP
- the LOC113753900 gene encoding protein NSP-INTERACTING KINASE 1-like: MEVGKEASVFCYVVLFSFLACSNAWLSPDGVNPEVAALMDIKDLLKDPHGVLNWDRNAVDPCSWSMITCSRDTFVIALAAPSQSLSGLISPSIRNLTHLQTLLLQNNNLSGPIPSELGRLPKLQTIDISDNLLTGEIPPSLAQLKSLQYLRVNNNSLTGAIPLSLMNMTQLTFLDFSFNNLSGPVPKLPAKTFNILGNPMICPTGKEPECNGTAPMPLSLPLNNSQSLQPAVKPKSNRVALAFGTSLGCICLLIIGFGFFLWWRQKHSQQIFFDVNEQHHEEVCLGNLRRFQFRELQVATNNFSSKNILGKGGFGNVYKGYLQDGTIVAVKRLKDGNAIGGDIQFQTEVEMISLAVHRNLLRLYGFCITPTERLLVYPFMSNGSVASRLKAKPPLDWGTRKRIALGAARGLLYLHEQCDPKIIHRDVKAANILLDDYCEAVVGDFGLAKLLDHRDSHVTTAVRGTVGHIAPEYLSTGQSSEKTDVFGFGILLLELITGQRALEFGKAANQKGAMLDWVKKIHQEKKLELLVDKDLKNTYDRIELEEMAQVALLCTQYLPSHRPKMSEVVRMLEGDGLAEKWEASQRAEATRCRANEFSSSERYSDLTDDSSLLVQAMELSGPR
- the LOC113753531 gene encoding F-box/FBD/LRR-repeat protein At1g13570 isoform X1: MDNDLREDLISDLPQSIIETILTKLPIRDAVRTCALSSKWRYKWTTITDLVFNDKCVSSCYDRPILENKLVSFITHFLFLHDGPIHKFALSTSFLQSSPDIDQWLLFLSRRGIRNLSIELGEGEWFRAPSCLFTCSKLTHLELVRCELDPPPKFKGFLCLKYLNLQQILMPPDDIEYLISSCPLLESLTLSYFDGLELALHAPNLKYLILEGEFMDICLENTPRLIAVSIAMYITDDIAEHFEQSSSCNFDKFLGGVPCLERLVGQIYFTKYLSIGIDSGSTPIKYHHLKIIELYQVNFEDLNEVLAVLRLIVSSPNLKELHIAGPSNTAAAVVGSDLGFWEKECPTDYMFDQLKTVKITEVSGTLHEMGFIKFLLEHAPVLKVMTITPSAYVTEGRLSMLVNLVRFRRASAQAEVIFVQEQP